The DNA window TTCTGCCAAATCCTCCTTCATCGCATACAGGTACTCTTCGCTAGACTTGAAGGGCTTGATGCTTTGATTTGTGGCATGATGAATCCCAGTGGACATTGTGAGCAATATGAAATATACACTTCAAGCAGAGAAGTCACGACATGAGGCAAAACTATCGTGAAAGTAGTATCGCAAATATATTATTGCCTCAACCAACCTGCACCTGGTTCCACTTATTCCATGCGGTTTGAACGCGTAGCTAGCTAGTGATTTACAGTGTAAAACGCTCGACTATAAAGTCATTTATTTCAAAATATGGTCATTAATTAAATGTTCGAAATACAGTCAAAATTAACCTGAAATCTGTCTACACTTATTTAAGTTTCTCTAGCTACCCAggctgccagtttgttttgtaGTGGCTTCTGTGGTACTCTCCTTGGTTACAAGGTAACGAGCTCATTCCAAACATTCCCATTAACCATTTCACGACCAGTCCCCCCCAACAAGTTCAAAATTCCTTCCAAAACGTGTTTAATGTTCTTACTTACTTTGTAGCTGGATGCCACTTGTTACACCTTTTATATAATCTCGTTAACCCAGAATTAAAGTTAAACATATACATTTTAATTTCAATATTGAGGTGTAGTAACTGAATTACCATGTCAGACACTCAAGGTGATATGCTTGCACATTGGAATTCTTAGTGTACATTTCCACCCTCCCCCACCCCATCACTATTCAAACGCAAAATGTAAATGGTGTAGAGATGTCTTTCTACCTTTGAAAAAAGCCACAAGAATAGTTCTGGGTTGATGGGTAAAGACAAAATACTACTTTACAAGTAATTCCATGCATAATTACATGGAGCATACTTTGACAATCTAGATTGCAAACAGGAGTCATTTGAACATCTATGTAAGAGCTACAAGTTGGAGAAATCCCTCAAACATACATTGATCCAGTGCAAGATGTAAGGTCAACTGTTTATTGATAGCGTTATTAACATTTCTGATCAGTTAACATTTTTGATAACAGCTATTTCGTCATCTGGCATGATGAAACTTGGATTTTGGAGAGATCTTGTTGCCATTTAGGTGACTGGACAATATAAATAACCACAGATTCAAACTTTGCTCACTTCATGTTAGCAACAAAATCCTCGCCCTTCTTGATGGAGCCTTTCAGCTCACCAATGGCATCAGCCACCAGATTCTCCTCAAAGGCTGACAGCTTGCCCAGGCCAAGGTTCTTCTCAATTCCGTGTTTCTAAAAGGGCACAAAAATATTCCTTCTGGTTATCACTTCAGATTGTCAAAGTCGTGTGTCATTCAAATAGGAACCTGAATTAAGTACAAGTACAGCATTAATATAAGCAGAAGGTGCAATTTCAGTCTACAACTTATAAACCTGTTTATAAGGTGGTGTAGGACTTACCccgaggaggagaggtgtggagaAGTATTTGCATTCGGTCTCTTCTGACCTTACGTACGCACACTCTACAACGCCATCCTTTCCGTTCATGGCGTCCAGGACGGAGAAGGTGAACCTAGCCCCAGCGTAGGCCATGGACAGCGTAGCAGAGCCTGAACACACGTAGGTTTGCCAGTTAGAGCTCATCAGAGTGGTTCAAACATTCATTACGTTTAAAGGACAGTTTTCATTGAGAATCAGCAAGTCCGTCGGATAACACTGCCTACCTGCTCCAGCCTTGGCCTTCACAACCTCAGTGCCAGCATCCTGGATCCTAGCGGTCAGAGCAGACAGCTGGTCGGCTGGGAACTCCACTTTGGGTGTTGCCTACAGAGTGGCATGTGCAAGGTGTATTGTTATTCACAGGAAAAGCCTTGTTCATGTTGAACCTTATCCTATTCATTTTCCAACTGAATTTTAAAATGACCATGAATTAGGAATTTCTTAAAGCCACAGACTAACAAATTCTGAATCACAGGCTCCCACTGTATGACAACTCATTCATTGATGTTACAAACACTAGAGGGAGCCATaaaaaagtgttccaaaaacagGGGCAGCATATCAGATCAGCTCAGCTCAAACCCCTAAAAATTGGCAAATGTGTGTCATTTTTGTTGTTAGATTAAGATTTAGTCCTACTGGTGTCATTGCAAGGAAATCGTTCAGGTATTGGATTTTTTATTTCTGTGAAAAGGCCCTTATTCTTACCTGTGAGAtgagaggaataatggtctttcCTGCATGACCTCCAATCACTGGTACATTGACACGTGCTGGGTCAAGGCCCTGCAATATGAAACACCAAACAGTCAGCCATCTTGCCTATGCAATATTATTGCCTATGCAATAATCAATGAGTGGATACTAGCTGGCTAGCATTAACTTaaagaaaatgtttttaaaaaatctactTTAAAAATGTTATGCAGTTGGATCATGGTGACAACCAAATATTTAAGTGGAGACATTCCCTACAACATAAGCCTATTACAATACAAACGTTGTATAGAATGCACCCAAGCACATTTAGAGCCTTGCTCTGAGCAAACTACAAAGTAGGCAATTCAAACTCTAGGTGtgaatgtttttgctttgtcacacAGTGTTTATCTACTCTTCCACAATCATCTGTAAGATACAAACATAAACTTTGTTCCGTTCAGGGTGATACGCCCGTGAACTTTGAGATCATTCCTGTGTGTCAAAGGTATAGAGAGTGAGTATAGAGTGCATTAGGAATGTTTGAGGTCCTCAAACCTTACTTTGAGCTCTGCGACAAATGCATTGGCTCTGACGATATCCAATGTTGTGACACCAAACACTCTGTTGGGGTTGTAGACACCATATTTTTTCATCACCTCTGATGTGATGGGAATAGTAGAGTTGACCTATGGATTAAACAAAACTGTCAGCTATTTCAAACCACATGTTACCATCACTGGCATTTACCTTCTGATGTACAATAAACAGCCATTACACAATCAATGGAATATTTAAGCATTTATTGTTGAAGAGCAAATGAGATCTTGTATCATTTAAGATTGTGGTGACTGAAGCACCAAAAACAAATCAGTGACCTAAACAGCACTGGCATGGAAAATAAATTGCCTTTCAAATTAAGCCCATTCCTGAAAGTCAGTGCTACCTTCTCTTTggcaacaaaaaaagtgtttttctcCAACAACAAGGTATCCGACTGTATAGACGTCTGAGCTGCTCTAGAGTAATGTGAGTCGCCAGGAGCTTGAGTTAATTCTGGAGAAGAGGTAGTGGTGTACTCACAGGGTTGGCGATGATGCAGATCATGGCTTCGGGGCAGTTGCGGGCAACAGCATCAGCCAGAGTGGCCACGATGGTGGCATTAGTGTTGAACAGATCATCACGGGTCATGCCTGGAAGAATtgtatttttaaatgtaatgTGTGCACTTCCAATTGAAAGAAAGCATGATGTTCTTCATTATGAATCCCATTGTCAACTTGGGTAAACTTACCAGGTTTTCTTGGGACACCAGCGGGGATGACAACAACATTGCAGCCTTTCAGTGCAGCGTCCAACTGGTCTGGACCCATGTAACCTAGTGAAGGAATCATCGTAGTTAAATTAGATAAACCAAAGGGACATTTTCACAATAATTTCACTACGCAGTGTTAAGACTTTAGTAGTGAAGTTGATGTACAGCAGGAAGGTGTCTTACCAGTGACGTGGGCCCTGGTCTCGATGTGGCTGAGGTCAGCTGCCACTCCAGGTGTGTGGGCAATGTCAAAGAGAGACAGTTCGCCCACCAGAGGACTGTTCTTCAGGAGCAGTGAGAGAGGCTGGCCAATACCGCCGGAAGCACCCAGCACTGCCACCTTGGCATTGTTCTGAGGGGGAGAGGATACAATTTCACTGACTATCTcatagggctgtccccgacaaaaaacaaaaaaaaattggtCCACCGAGAATTTGTTCCCGATTGATTGGTCAAAatttttaaaacatgtattttcccatatatagacacaccctatgttgaataaaatcaactatatgtagaCTACTGAGCTTGCCTGATGCTTTAAGCGCTGCAATTAAAAATGAAGACTCAAATTActaaagagggagccagagatcaatatagcctaaccagaagaaaaaaaaaaccttTTATGCCCATCCTCCTCCCGCTGCTGCTGGCCTTCGCAGCCGTTATGCTCCTGAAGTGCCAGTAATAGCTATCGGAAACCTTTTTCATTTGGAGTGCCAAGTTATCATACCATTTCTACTGAACTGCGTGCCAGTTAGGATTTTCACATGCACATTTtcatggaacagtttcatttaatttataataaagtCTTCATCTCAAAATCAATGATGTGGTCAATACAAATTATACCTAAATGATACAAATCTAAAACGACATATTGTCAACATGTAAAAATAGCCTCCATAAAgccaaaaaataaaaacattgcagcctgcaggtagaaaatagcctgatgaaaataaatatcctataaatcacattgctacgcatggcctgtctgcaaggaacttgaaacattgtatcaacttaACCTGGTCTGGCCCAAAGCTCATGCTAGCAAAAGTGCAacaatgtataaaatattctgggccctcagtttccTGCACCAGTGAGCTCCTGAGAAACAAAcgcagctgtaggctatttgtgcaagTGATAAGTTATCATGTAGGCCTTTTTTATGACTTTTCCACcagatcagagcatgacatttttttcccTTTCATGCTGAGTGGTTATCAAAAGGAAGAGTGCTGGAAATATTGTTTAAAAAAAGGCTACGTTGAGGAACTactgtcattctcaatggatgtaaaaacaaaCTGTTTGCGTGCTGTTTGAGGCaaagaaaacattactttgagaagctccacagtgaTGGTGAGTTAAGAAAATCAGAAATTGTATCAGATCTCCAAATGTGCACATTTATAAGCTTACAcatgcaggccaggtagcctaggcctatgtgtaatcaggtgcaTGTTTTTACTCAAGattgacaggagcgctccaaaccaaagacaatgaataaattgacaactcgtaaatgaaataaaacaaaactTTTTTTCTTACAAGTGTAGCCTAGGTTGAGCGCTCCgcaaacaatgtgtccactcCTACAATGAGAACGGTAAGAATgtaatattgaatgcattaacagaaattaccgTAACCAAACAAAGATTCTAGATTAGAAATGGTAATTaacggtaaatgtactactggtgataccCACAGCCTCTAATGGATTAGTACACTCAGAAgggcgtgaatcagacaggtgtctcgtGTGCCATAACATTTATTTCATACATTTACCACTGCTTGACTACAAATCTGTCAACCAACAGCATATTGACCAAACaatcgactaaatggggtcagccttAATGTCAACGTCATATTGCTAACAATCACACAACCAAACATATTTCTTGTGTGTCTGACGAATTCCAGCACAAACTATTGTAGAATAGATGTGCATCTATTACAAACAAGAAGCTTGAATGAGACTGACTCAA is part of the Oncorhynchus clarkii lewisi isolate Uvic-CL-2024 chromosome 10, UVic_Ocla_1.0, whole genome shotgun sequence genome and encodes:
- the LOC139418199 gene encoding malate dehydrogenase, mitochondrial; translated protein: MFSRIARPTICIATRSLSTSSQNNAKVAVLGASGGIGQPLSLLLKNSPLVGELSLFDIAHTPGVAADLSHIETRAHVTGYMGPDQLDAALKGCNVVVIPAGVPRKPGMTRDDLFNTNATIVATLADAVARNCPEAMICIIANPVNSTIPITSEVMKKYGVYNPNRVFGVTTLDIVRANAFVAELKGLDPARVNVPVIGGHAGKTIIPLISQATPKVEFPADQLSALTARIQDAGTEVVKAKAGAGSATLSMAYAGARFTFSVLDAMNGKDGVVECAYVRSEETECKYFSTPLLLGKHGIEKNLGLGKLSAFEENLVADAIGELKGSIKKGEDFVANMK